The nucleotide window AGTGCTTCAAATGAGGCGCCTGCTTCTACCAGCAAGAAAACACTTGCTAGCAAACGGAAGCCTACAGCAAAAAGGAAAGGCAGCAGGAAGAAGCCGACCACTCGAAAATCAGTAGTTAAGAAAGAGGAAAGCGGTGAAGAGGACGAGCAGACCAGTCAAGAGGAACCTGAGGTAGATATAGAGGGGTCAAAGACATTGGAGACGCCAGAGGACGCAGAAGATGATCAGAACTCCTGTCAAGGTTTAGATTCTGTTGATCAGGATGCAGAGGAACATGAAAGGAACATTGAGTATCAAGTGGAGACCACTGAAAATATTTCTTCTCTCAATGTAAAAACATGTgatgaggatgaagaggaggaagaagggAATCCAGTCGAGCCAAAGGATAATCAGCCATCATCCCAGGAGGATTATTCTGCACAGGACACATCCGAAAGTGAAACACCAGAGTGTCTCAAAAACGATTACCACCGGTCCTCTGATGCATCTGCTGAGCAGGTGATTCTAGAAGAACCTAGCAAGACGCCTGACTCCTTATTGAGTAACAATGATTTGACTACTGCAACCATGAGCTCTTCAGAGGCAACTGAGCATAATCCAGCATATGAAGCTGAAGAAGATCCGGATGGTCATGGAAATGTAACGACTGAAGCAGGTCAACTTCCTGTCCCTGACAGCATCTCCAATCTTGATTCAGCTGATGACTGTTTACAAATTCAAGACACTTCAGTAACTACAGATAGAAAACTAGAGGTGTCTCTTGACATCAGTAGTCAGCAGGACAACACTGAGTCTATACCAATGGACTGTGATTCTCCTGCTTCAGAGAACACTTCCCTTGCTGCTGAGATGGTGCTGGAGATCAATAGTGCAGTTGCTGAACCCCAGATCATATCTGCTGGCCAAATCCTTATTCAGGACAGAGAGCCGAAGATTGAGGCGCAGGATAAGTGTGAGCCCGCCAAAGACCAGACCTCATCTTCCGACAGAAAAGATGGCCGGCAACGCAAGTCTCGATTTCACTCACCCACAACCACCTGGTCTCCTAGAAGTGAGTCCAGAAACGAAGGATCACGGAGGTCACGGTCCAGGGATCGTAGTCGCAATGCTGGTTCACCACGCAGAAGTCGAGGCCGTGACCACACAGAGGAACGGGGCAGCTTCAGACGGAATTGCAGCAGAGAAAGACGGAGCAGGAGACGTTCTCGGAGCCGGTCTCGCTCCAGATCTCGCTCCAGATCACCCGCAAGATCCCGAAACAGGCCAAATCAGAGAGGCATGTCTTCAGAACGTAGTGATCGAAGGTCACAGTCACCACGGAAAAGAGACTCCTGGGGAGGGGAAGGCTGGAGATCTGGTCGTCAATTTTTCAACTCCAACAGGAGAAGCAATCCAGATAGACCATTTCCAGCAAGGGAGTTTAACTCTTCGGGTAACGGCAGTCTCTATCCTCCAGAGATATCGCTGGACAGGGGTCAGTCAGAAAACCCACCCTGGGTAAAGGAAAGGTCATGGGCTAATACTGATGGCAAGGAACGAGATCAGCATTCTGAGGAGAAAACTGGCGATGTGCCCACGGACAATTGGTCTCGAGGGGACTGGGGCTCTGAGCAGGGACGTTCAGCTGGATGGACCCGAGCCGGTCAGCGGTCCTATGGCCAATACGGTGACTCAGCAGATAATTGGCGGCAACAACGCAGCTCTTTCTCAGGGACAACAAACAACACAGGGAGTGACTCCTACAGTCAGTTCAATGAGAACAGACCAGgagggaaaagaaaagaggCCGAGACCTGCGATACCCCTTTGGACCGGTCAGGATGGTCTGCTGCTTCAAGCTGGGCAGTGCGACGAACCCTCCCTGCTGATGTACAGAACTACTACTCGCGAAGAGAAAGAGGACCTGGGGCAGGTGGCAGCATCTGGAACAAACAAGAGGAAGAGCAGCCTGCGGCTGAGGTCTCCAAACAACCTGGTATGTAGTTACTAGGTTTTTTAGCACGCGTATAGTTACATTTA belongs to Clarias gariepinus isolate MV-2021 ecotype Netherlands chromosome 2, CGAR_prim_01v2, whole genome shotgun sequence and includes:
- the scaf11 gene encoding protein SCAF11 isoform X1, whose amino-acid sequence is MPTCPKNGVQGVDDVSEDEESQLCPICLNPPRPVERAVPDACNHVYCLSCILRWAQMLQICPVDRRPFSSVCTQNPFLGYIQIPVKPTTASNTCVCNSKDDKPLESVLVKGKTENDGKEEKSAKCKICDIDSSGFKKVEGDTCRSQLLTQHSEHGLPGQQGETLGILTQVITETVVIPEDETVNEEWRVCRRNTTERQWLPVSLLTPSPCIPLSLSRQGPHGLLQQPILLSSPYVLGSGCHAIQGKVCAVTCPKGEGRKSKRGSGSKSSIKQSENHTMCSSRKSKSVNEETLPEQSPQSDSGSSSPADSASNEAPASTSKKTLASKRKPTAKRKGSRKKPTTRKSVVKKEESGEEDEQTSQEEPEVDIEGSKTLETPEDAEDDQNSCQGLDSVDQDAEEHERNIEYQVETTENISSLNVKTCDEDEEEEEGNPVEPKDNQPSSQEDYSAQDTSESETPECLKNDYHRSSDASAEQVILEEPSKTPDSLLSNNDLTTATMSSSEATEHNPAYEAEEDPDGHGNVTTEAGQLPVPDSISNLDSADDCLQIQDTSVTTDRKLEVSLDISSQQDNTESIPMDCDSPASENTSLAAEMVLEINSAVAEPQIISAGQILIQDREPKIEAQDKCEPAKDQTSSSDRKDGRQRKSRFHSPTTTWSPRSESRNEGSRRSRSRDRSRNAGSPRRSRGRDHTEERGSFRRNCSRERRSRRRSRSRSRSRSRSRSPARSRNRPNQRGMSSERSDRRSQSPRKRDSWGGEGWRSGRQFFNSNRRSNPDRPFPAREFNSSGNGSLYPPEISLDRGQSENPPWVKERSWANTDGKERDQHSEEKTGDVPTDNWSRGDWGSEQGRSAGWTRAGQRSYGQYGDSADNWRQQRSSFSGTTNNTGSDSYSQFNENRPGGKRKEAETCDTPLDRSGWSAASSWAVRRTLPADVQNYYSRRERGPGAGGSIWNKQEEEQPAAEVSKQPDFPQSEPNTHIPNEAIPAPPSVLPQPMNVLGVLRYPVGSVGPRGPTVTIQPAAFAIPTQIPVHLHPPGPPFQLPAMAIQGLPPPPPPPPPVQQGGITVLSTDPQVITSVPGKGPVKASPNKAAAHLASTPSVAQPSSTTQPSSHSKAHADSSKKEKKLQIQEKAITEVKAAIKPYYQKKDITKEEYKEIVRKAVEKVCHSKSGEVDANKVANLVKAYVDKYKHARKNKTDKN
- the scaf11 gene encoding protein SCAF11 isoform X3, whose translation is MPTCPKNGVQGVDDVSEDEESQLCPICLNPPRPVERAVPDACNHVYCLSCILRWAQMLQICPVDRRPFSSVCTQNPFLGYIQIPVKPTTASNTCVCNSKDDKPLESVLVKGKTENDGKEEKSAKCKICDIDSSGFKKVEGDTCRSQLLTQHSEHGLPGQQGETLGILTQVITETVVIPEDETVNEEWRVCRRNTTERQWLPVSLLTPSPCIPLSLSRQGPHGLLQQPILLSSPYVLGSGCHAIQGKVCAVTCPKGEGRKSKRGSGSKSSIKQSENHTMCSSRKSKSVNEETLPEQSPQSDSGSSSPADSASNEAPASTSKKTLASKRKPTAKRKGSRKKPTTRKSVVKKEESGEEDEQTSQEEPEVDIEGSKTLETPEDAEDDQNSCQGLDSVDQDAEEHERNIEYQVETTENISSLNVKTCDEDEEEEEGNPVEPKDNQPSSQEDYSAQDTSESETPECLKNDYHRSSDASAEQVILEEPSKTPDSLLSNNDLTTATMSSSEATEHNPAYEAEEDPDGHGNVTTEAGQLPVPDSISNLDSADDCLQIQDTSVTTDRKLEVSLDISSQQDNTESIPMDCDSPASENTSLAAEMVLEINSAVAEPQIISAGQILIQDREPKIEAQDKCEPAKDQTSSSDRKDGRQRKSRFHSPTTTWSPRSESRNEGSRRSRSRDRSRNAGSPRRSRGRDHTEERGSFRRNCSRERRSRRRSRSRSRSRSRSRSPARSRNRPNQRGMSSERSDRRSQSPRKRDSWGGEGWRSGRQFFNSNRRSNPDRPFPAREFNSSGNGSLYPPEISLDRGQSENPPWVKERSWANTDGKERDQHSEEKTGDVPTDNWSRGDWGSEQGRSAGWTRAGQRSYGQYGDSADNWRQQRSSFSGTTNNTGSDSYSQFNENRPGGKRKEAETCDTPLDRSGWSAASSWAVRRTLPADVQNYYSRRERGPGAGGSIWNKQEEEQPAAEVSKQPDFPQSEPNTHIPNEAIPAPPSVLPQPMNVLGVLRYPVGSVGPRGPTVTIQPAAFAIPTQIPVHLHPPGPPFQLPAMAIQGLPPPPPPPPPVQQGGITVLSTDPQVITSVPGKGPVKASPNKAAAHLASTPSVAQPSSTTQPSSHSKAHADSSKKEKIQEKAITEVKAAIKPYYQKKDITKEEYKEIVRKAVEKVCHSKSGEVDANKVANLVKAYVDKYKHARKNKTDKN
- the scaf11 gene encoding protein SCAF11 isoform X2, with amino-acid sequence MPTCPKNGVQGVDDVSEDEESQLCPICLNPPRPVERAVPDACNHVYCLSCILRWAQMLQICPVDRRPFSSVCTQNPFLGYIQIPVKPTTASNTCVCNSKDDKPLESVLVKGKTENDGKEEKSAKCKICDIDSSGFKKVEGDTCRSQLLTQHSEHGLPGQQGETLGILTQVITETVVIPEDETVNEEWRVCRRNTTERQWLPVSLLTPSPCIPLLSRQGPHGLLQQPILLSSPYVLGSGCHAIQGKVCAVTCPKGEGRKSKRGSGSKSSIKQSENHTMCSSRKSKSVNEETLPEQSPQSDSGSSSPADSASNEAPASTSKKTLASKRKPTAKRKGSRKKPTTRKSVVKKEESGEEDEQTSQEEPEVDIEGSKTLETPEDAEDDQNSCQGLDSVDQDAEEHERNIEYQVETTENISSLNVKTCDEDEEEEEGNPVEPKDNQPSSQEDYSAQDTSESETPECLKNDYHRSSDASAEQVILEEPSKTPDSLLSNNDLTTATMSSSEATEHNPAYEAEEDPDGHGNVTTEAGQLPVPDSISNLDSADDCLQIQDTSVTTDRKLEVSLDISSQQDNTESIPMDCDSPASENTSLAAEMVLEINSAVAEPQIISAGQILIQDREPKIEAQDKCEPAKDQTSSSDRKDGRQRKSRFHSPTTTWSPRSESRNEGSRRSRSRDRSRNAGSPRRSRGRDHTEERGSFRRNCSRERRSRRRSRSRSRSRSRSRSPARSRNRPNQRGMSSERSDRRSQSPRKRDSWGGEGWRSGRQFFNSNRRSNPDRPFPAREFNSSGNGSLYPPEISLDRGQSENPPWVKERSWANTDGKERDQHSEEKTGDVPTDNWSRGDWGSEQGRSAGWTRAGQRSYGQYGDSADNWRQQRSSFSGTTNNTGSDSYSQFNENRPGGKRKEAETCDTPLDRSGWSAASSWAVRRTLPADVQNYYSRRERGPGAGGSIWNKQEEEQPAAEVSKQPDFPQSEPNTHIPNEAIPAPPSVLPQPMNVLGVLRYPVGSVGPRGPTVTIQPAAFAIPTQIPVHLHPPGPPFQLPAMAIQGLPPPPPPPPPVQQGGITVLSTDPQVITSVPGKGPVKASPNKAAAHLASTPSVAQPSSTTQPSSHSKAHADSSKKEKKLQIQEKAITEVKAAIKPYYQKKDITKEEYKEIVRKAVEKVCHSKSGEVDANKVANLVKAYVDKYKHARKNKTDKN